The following proteins come from a genomic window of Phacochoerus africanus isolate WHEZ1 chromosome 9, ROS_Pafr_v1, whole genome shotgun sequence:
- the LOC125136180 gene encoding putative olfactory receptor 2B8 gives MEQRNGSSFTGFILLGFSDRPQLEQVLFVVLLIFYIFTLLGNSTIIVLSHVDPQLHTPMYFFLSNLSFVDLCYTTSIVPQLLVNLRGSNKSISFGGCIVQLCIALGLGGTECILLGVMALDRYAAVCKPLHYTVIMNPCLCALMASASWIIGFANSLLQTVLIFLLPLCGRNELDHFFCEVPPLLKLACVDTSMNESELFFASVITLFMPVALIMFSYSQIVRAVLRIKSSAGQRKAFGTCGSHLTVVSLFYGTALYAYLQPSNKDSKDQAKFISLFYTIIIPMINPLIYTLRNKDVKGAMRKLLWKNSDSG, from the coding sequence ATGGAACAGAGAAATGGAAGTTCTTTCACTGGATTTATCCTACTGGGTTTCTCTGACAGGCCTCAACTGGAGCAGGTCCTCTTTGTGGTTCTTTTGATCTTCTACATTTTCACTTTGCTGGGAAACTCAACCATTATTGTATTGTCCCATGTGGACCCACAACTTCACACCCCTATGTACTTTTTCCTCTCCAACCTAAGTTTTGTGGACCTGTGCTATACTACCAGCATTGTCCCTCAGCTCCTGGTTAATCTCAGAGGATCTAACAAATCCATCTCTTTTGGTGGTTGTATAGTTCAGCTGTGCATTGCTCTAGGATTGGGAGGTACAGAATGTATTCTCCTAGGAGTCATGGCACTTGACCGCTATGCAGCTGTTTGCAAGCCCCTTCATTACACAGTAATCATGAACCCATGTCTCTGTGCCCTAATGGCTTCTGCTTCATGGATCATTGGTTTTGCTAACTCTTTATTGCAGACAGTGCTTATCTTCCTTTTACCACTTTGTGGGAGAAATGAATTAGACCACTTCTTTTGTGAGGTCCCTCCTTTGCTCAAGCTTGCCTGTGTTGACACCTCTATGAATGAGTCTGAGCTCTTCTTTGCCAGTGTCATCACTCTTTTCATGCCTGTTGCATTAATCATGTTCTCCTACAGTCAGATTGTGAGGGCCGTCTTAAGAATAAAGTCTTCTGCAGGGCAGAGAAAAGCATTTGGGACCTGTGGATCCCACCTGACAGTGGTCTCCTTGTTCTATGGCACAGCCCTCTATGCTTATCTTCAGCCCAGCAACAAGGACTCCAAGGATCAGGCCAAGTTCATATCTCTTTTCTACACCATCATTATTCCCATGATCAATCCCCTCATATATACACTGCGCAACAAGGACGTGAAGGGAGCAATGAGGAAGTTGCTTTGGAAGAACTCAGACTCTGGATGA